The following proteins are encoded in a genomic region of Puntigrus tetrazona isolate hp1 unplaced genomic scaffold, ASM1883169v1 S000000141, whole genome shotgun sequence:
- the LOC122332680 gene encoding forkhead box protein K2-like — MNVVFQNSIRHNLSLNRYFIKVPRSQEEPGKGSFWRIDPSSESKLVEQAFRKRRPRGVPCFRTPLGPLSSRSAPASPNHSGVLSAHSSGVQTPDSLSREGSPVPMEPEPASAPPPAAAPATAVQPKLAVIQEARFTQNTTGTHDHT; from the exons GTCCCTGAATCGGTACTTCATCAAAGTCCCGCGCTCACAGGAAGAGCCGGGCAAGGGCTCATTCTGGAGGATAGACCCATCATCTGAGAGCAAACTGGTGGAGCAGGCATTCAGGAAACGCCGGCCGCGGGGCGTCCCGTGCTTCAGGACCCCTCTGGGACCCCTCTCATCTAG GAGTGCCCCGGCGTCGCCCAATCACTCGGGCGTTCTCTCCGCCCACTCCAGCGGTGTGCAGACTCCCGACAGCCTATCACGGGAAGGCTCGCCTGTTCCCATGGAGCCAGAGCCCGCCTCTGCCCCGCCCCCTGCTGCTGCTCCCGCCACTGCCGTCCAACCCAAACTAGCTGTGATTCAAGAGGCCCGTTTTACCCAAAACACCACAGGTACTCATGATcacacatga